Within Raphanus sativus cultivar WK10039 unplaced genomic scaffold, ASM80110v3 Scaffold3502, whole genome shotgun sequence, the genomic segment TTACCCGCCTAGAGATGACGTGGCTTTAATCGCAGATCTCATAGAGAAGCAGCACTGGCCAAAGCTCAGACTCCACGTGAAAGACACAAACCCCAACGAACTCTTTCACCAGCTGATAAGTTCCAACCTCGACCCTGATCTGTGTCTCCGCTACTACACCTGGTTAGCGACGAACAACCACCGTAACATCTCCCTATCGTTAGAGCTAACCTTCAAGCTATTGCACTCTCTCGCCAACGCTAAAAGGTACTCAAAGATCCGATCTTTCCTCGACGGGTTCGTTAAGAAACGATCCGAGCATTCGGTTCACTCAATCCTCCACGCGATCTCCCTCTGTGACAATCTCTGCGTCAATTCGATTCTCGCCGATATGCTTGTCTTGGCTTATGCCAACAACTCGAGATTCGAGTTAGCGTTAGAGGCGTTTAAGCGCGCGGGATATTACGGTTACAAGCTATCATCTTTGTCTTGTAAGCCCTTGATGGTCGCGTTGCTGAAGGAGAAGAGGTTTGCGGATGTTGAGTTTGTATACAGAGAGATGATCAGGAGGAGGATCCAACCGGATGTGTTCGCTTTCAATGTGGTGATCAACTCGTTTTGCAAGAGAGGGAAGATGAGCAAGGCTAAGGATGTTATGGAGGATATGAAAGTGTATGGAGCTTCTCCTCCTGATGTGGTTAGTTATAATACTCTTATCGATGGGTACTGTAAGCTTGGAGGGATGGGGAAGATGTATAAAGCAGATGGGGTTTTGAAGGAGATGGTGGAGAGTGAGGTGTCTCCGAACTTGactacttttaatattttgatcgATGGGTTCTGGAAAGATGGGAATTATTCAGGGAGTATGAAGGTGTTTAAAGAGATGCTGGATCAAGATGTTAAACCTAATGTGGTCACTTATAATTCGCTGATTAATGGTTTGTGTAGTGTGGGGAAGGTGAGCGAGGCTACTTGTATGCATGATAAGATGGTGAGCGCAGGTGTGCAGCCTGATTTGATTACTTACAACTCTCTTATAAACGGGTTTTGTAAGAACGGTATGATGAAGGAAGCTCTTGATATGTTTGCGTCGCTAAAAGGCAGAGGGATTGTTCCCACTGCTACAACATATAACATGCTGATCGATGCGTATTGTAAGTCAGGAAAGGTGGAGGATGGGTTTAAAGTGAAAGAAGAGATGGAGCGAGAAGGGATTGTACCGAACGTTGAGACTTATAATTGCTTGATCGGTGGTTTGTGTAGAAACGGTAACATGGAAGCAGCTAAGAAGCTTTTTGATCAGTTGAGTAGTAAAGGGCTTCCTGATCTTGTGACATATCACATACTCATGGACGGTTACTGCCGCAAAGGAGAAACGAGGAAAGCAGCGATGCTTTTGAGAGAAGGAATAACCAAGATGGGTCTGAAGCCGAGACATCTGACGTATAACATTCTGATGGAAGGTTACTGTAAGGAAGGGAATCTGAAAGGAGCAGGGAACGTGAGGATACAGATGGAGAAAGAGAGGCGGTTGCGGATGAACGTAGCATCGTATAATGTGCTTCTGCAAGGATATTCCCAGAAGGGGAAGATGGAGGAAGCAAACAGGCTTTTGAATGAGATGCTGGAGAAAGGTCTGATCCCGAACCGGATAACCTATGAGATAGTTAAAGCAGAAATGGTGGATAAAGGTTTTGTTCCTGACATTGAAGGGCATCTATTTAACGTCTCCACTAAATCATAACCTTTCAATGATTGGCATGAGAAGCAACCCCTTAGTGCACCTATTCACATGATTGGCTGATTCCTGAGTTCAGCATTACTCAATCTCTTCCTCTCatggaagaaagaaaaaactctGCTCATTGTTAGTACTGAAGCAAATACCAAAGACGAGACAGTGACAATAGGTGAAACCAGACCCTGCGGAATCTTTGTTCTAGCATAGACAAGGATGACTCAGGCCTACCTAATATTGTCGGGCTACTCCGTATTTCTCTGCTTATGCCGACAGGGTTCCTGGGAGTGTAAAGCCTTCAGCTTGGAAATTGAGAGAAGTTCTTGTAATTTTGTTGTGTCTACTGACTCCATATGATAATGAGAATGTTATTCAAAGTTGAACCTTTGATCAACAAAATGCATTCCTTTTTATTCCTCAAGATGATATTGAATAAACATGGAGGAATACATTCTACCTTACGCCGACAGACAACATAATGTCAAAGACGCCAACAAAATGCATTCCATTACGAAGGTTTTTTAAGATTAAAACAACAAAGTGGGTGATCCAGCCAGTGGCTGAACCAAACATTCACAAAAGACAGCAAGTGACAATGGATCATACAAGGGGCGGGCATAGCTgaaaaaagattgaaactttatTAGACGCGACCTTGCCAAAGACAATCCTGCTGAACCTTGTCAGTTTTCAAAAGCTTATCGATTTCACTGGGAGGATTCATCCCTAAGCGCAGTGCACGTTCCCATCGATCAAGTCTCGTCATACCCACGCACGGACCGTAAGCCATGTTCATGTCAAACTGCCTGAGCATCTCCTCCTTCTCGTCATAATCACCTGTACTCGAAAACACCACAAAGAGAAAGCAGAGGTGTTTCGAATGAGAAACCCTAGATTTCTTCCTACTGCAATCGATGAACTTTCATGAAGCAAACCCCTAAGAAAGTGAAAGAAGTGAAAAAAGCGTACCCTTGACATCGAGGGAGCCGTGCGAAATCAACGCCGCCGGCTGCGTAGCATCGGAGCCCTGGGTGGCCGCGTGTTTGGGAGACACTCTCCGGGAAGATGGCTTGGACTTGGAGATACCTCCGGTGATATTGCTCTTCGTCTGCTTGTAGAAACCCTTCATGTTCTTCGCAGTCGTCGCCATTCTCTCTCTGCAGTTCAAATTTTGAATCAACTTTCCTTTTGCTTCTTCGAGACGATTCAGGGAGGGATGGTGACGACTTTTTATCTATCTCCGTGTTGTTGTAAATAAAATCGGCCCACTGATCATAATGGGCTTCTATCTTGTCCCAAATAATAATATGGGCTTATTTTTAGTCAAgttaacgattttttttttgcctcaactttaatttttaattatcccaaaattaattaatgaatttagCCATATGATAATgcaaacagaaaaagaaagcacATCCACATGATTATTACTAAACTCAAATGTACAATGAGTTATATATCGAATCTATgcataaagaaaattaaactgGTGGCCTTTACTGCATAGTGTAATATATAACCCAACAAGTCCAACACTAATTAATCTACCGAATGAGTTAGATAGAAACACAAAGAGTTGCTGGTGCTGGTAGAGTAATATTTTAGAGGTGGAGAGGCCAACGAATGCCTTCTCTTCCACAAGGTAGAGGAGCCGGCAAAGCTATGTGCGACGGCAGCTTCTCTCCCGGCATCACTACTGATAGATCCACTGCCATACTCATCGGAACCTATAACATGtcatattcttttttaattgaTGTCACAAAACAATAGATAGTAGATACTCATACACAGCATATATgcatagacaaaaaaaaaaacataaatacgAATAAGACAACTTCGAGACAAGACTTTTGCTTTCACTTTCCAAAGTTTggttatttttacatttaattcgaagaatgtttaaaaataaaataaaaaacatatatacgaATAAGACAACTTCGAGACAAAACTTTTCCTTTCACTTGCCAAAGTTTggttatttttacatttattttgaaGAATGTTTTGTTTCCAAAGATTTTTGCACCGAAAAGCAAAACAGTTTTATTTTgcaaaaggaaaagaaagaacTAGTCCTAATAGTGGCAACTGGCAAGTTAATGCGCTTCAGCTTTATTAAATAAAGGAACAAACATTCTTTTGAAAAAATGCTTTaacaactttttgtttttgttttttgtttaccATGGATGCTTGATTAGCAAGTTTCTGGAAATGAGTGGACCCATCTCTGCTTTGGTTCTGTCGTTGTCTGATCCTATGTGGTGACTCAAATGTAGAATTCTCAGGTCTAAAGAGATGCTCGAAGATGGCCATTAACAAGAACATGGAGATAAGTATCGCCGTAGCTACGAACCCGAAGGAGATCGCATTCATCGACGTGGATGATCTCCATGGCCCTTCACTCTCTCCATCTTTGGTACTGTAGATGCTCCACGAACTTGACTCGTTCATTTTCTCCTTGTGGCATGCGAGCTTTAAGCCTTCTTTGGTTCTGAAGTCGATGTGATGTGATTATCTTGAGCAGAGAATATAGATCAAATATATTATGGGAAAGAAAGGACACAAAtgaaatcaaaaaaaaaaagaggaatcTTAATCTTTCACAAGAGCAAACTCAGAATTCTTGATCAAGAATAAAACCAAcgttaaaaatgataataaaattttatatagaacTACAAAAGTTGACAATCTTGAAATGCGTTCACGTAATCGTCGACAGTGTCTAGTTAATTATTCctctgattttttgtttttttggctGTGTGTGTGAAGGAAGTAaaaagcagaggaagaagaaacaaatcaCACTCTGTCTATGTGTATTAATGGGCTGTGTATATATAGTTACAAAAGggagtatatataatatgatttttttattatatgccaATAAAGTatgaaaattaacaaataacaGAGAGTTAGTGGTGGTAATGGTCCCTAACTAGTGGGAACAGACAGTATAAATCATGGTCTCTGGATCCTATATATTCCTATGATCTCATCCTCTTCACTCTCTTTTGTTTAAACTGACAACTTCACATTGCTTGCTTTATTTCTTTTCTAATCTCTGTCTATATTTCTACTTGTTAAGATATAATCACTCCATTATTTTCTATTATCTGACTTATTTTAGCGcactaattttgttaatatcTAGGTCCCCCCCCCCATTTGTTAGGAATCTCAGTGAATAGTGTAAGAGGAGACATGGTATATAAGTAGTTTGTTGGGGTGGATTATTTTCGTTTCATTTAGGCTCGTCCTGTCAAACATAGTCCGATAGAAATCTGATGACTGGTAAGATTAGTGACTAAGTTCTAGGCCGTGCAGTTGGAGATTTTCTCGTATTGAAAACTAAAGATACAAACAAACTCTGAACATAATTTTCTCAAGAAACTAGAACTCAATAGCATCCATGACGACAACCGTAATTAGTATATAGTTTCAGTGTACctcatattttgtttatttttctttttaaaagtgattcgttaattttttttaattcatcgattcgTTACTTGATAAACCATTTGAAGTTGAGTTGTACATGAAAAAAGGATTACGAATATTAGATTATTAGTTGGTATAATTGGGCCATTGGAAGCATAATATAtacaaagtaaataaaaagCTATTGTTTCTTTCTAAAAATGTTTTCGTGACATACACAGTATGTTCAATGTTGAATACATATTCGTTGTCTGCTTTTAGTAGCTATCTTATCCACgaccaaagaaaaaacaatacaacaaaataaatcaacaaTAATAATTGAGGGTGGGGGCTTCGTGTTATCGCAAAAGAACGATAAGGAGAGCTTATTGGCTGCTTTGAAAATTGTTTACCCTAAAGTCTGGTGGATTTGTTACTAAAATAAGATTTCAATTAGTTAATTATCCTAACCAAAGAAACAATGAAGGATGATAATTAAACTcactttttttaattagttgtatacggaaatataattatttagtttcgTCAACATACGTAATATAATGTATTCTTCTCCTCTTTGGCTAAAtggttctctcttcttttttgctGTAAATGTTAAAACTAAATGGTTCTCCTTTCAAGTAGAAAATAGAAAGGAACACAAGTAGATACTTGGCAACGCGACGATGGCTTGTTAAATGTTAACGGTGCGGATGTTCGAAACATGTGCTCATTAACTCCATTATTCTTGTGTATGTACTATACCCTGCATTGCATGAACATATATGTAACGAGAAAACTTCCATGTCAATTTGTAACGAGAAAACTTCCATGTCAGTAGTCTAGGTGAATTAAGCTTAATAATAATGCAAACCCTAGCTAAAGTTCATGTTTTCTTGCCTCTGCaatctaaattttttagttAACAAGTCACCAACTAATATTCGCTTCATATGTACGATCAGCAATTTGAGGccttaaaaatatcatatactaaGAAAACCAATCAAATAAAAACCATTTCTAACAGCAAATGGAATACTACTTTTAAAGCTTAATTATTAGGGGAATAACTAGCATGCTAGAGGTTTTACTTTCCAGAGTAATTTAAAAAGGAAAGGTTGTTAGTAAGTAGCATACATAGATCTTTCTGGACACATTTGTCTTTGATGTTCAGTTTTCTGTATATTCCGACACTGCTGAAAATATGCTTATAGATCTGCCGCGATATAACATCATCGATAAGACTAAATATAATCATGTatatttaatatgatattttgtgTTAACATATATGCGTATGAATTTGCTTATATATATGTGATACCATGTAAGTGAAAGTGTAGATCGCATAATAAAGGTAACATTCTAATAATGTACAGCTAGCTTACTTTTCAGTTAAGCACACATTAACAGAATTTAGGCTACCGGTTCTTGTTACCATTTTAAAACTAATGTAAGAAAACTTGGAAATTTCCGAGAGCTTAATAATATGAATAACTTATTACTATAAGTCACGTAGTTTGGACTTCTGA encodes:
- the LOC130506646 gene encoding pentatricopeptide repeat-containing protein At1g09820-like yields the protein MFIKSFAVRRKLSRLSRLCSSYSATTITNTPYPPRDDVALIADLIEKQHWPKLRLHVKDTNPNELFHQLISSNLDPDLCLRYYTWLATNNHRNISLSLELTFKLLHSLANAKRYSKIRSFLDGFVKKRSEHSVHSILHAISLCDNLCVNSILADMLVLAYANNSRFELALEAFKRAGYYGYKLSSLSCKPLMVALLKEKRFADVEFVYREMIRRRIQPDVFAFNVVINSFCKRGKMSKAKDVMEDMKVYGASPPDVVSYNTLIDGYCKLGGMGKMYKADGVLKEMVESEVSPNLTTFNILIDGFWKDGNYSGSMKVFKEMLDQDVKPNVVTYNSLINGLCSVGKVSEATCMHDKMVSAGVQPDLITYNSLINGFCKNGMMKEALDMFASLKGRGIVPTATTYNMLIDAYCKSGKVEDGFKVKEEMEREGIVPNVETYNCLIGGLCRNGNMEAAKKLFDQLSSKGLPDLVTYHILMDGYCRKGETRKAAMLLREGITKMGLKPRHLTYNILMEGYCKEGNLKGAGNVRIQMEKERRLRMNVASYNVLLQGYSQKGKMEEANRLLNEMLEKGLIPNRITYEIVKAEMVDKGFVPDIEGHLFNVSTKS
- the LOC108810727 gene encoding uncharacterized protein LOC108810727 translates to MATTAKNMKGFYKQTKSNITGGISKSKPSSRRVSPKHAATQGSDATQPAALISHGSLDVKGDYDEKEEMLRQFDMNMAYGPCVGMTRLDRWERALRLGMNPPSEIDKLLKTDKVQQDCLWQGRV
- the LOC108810715 gene encoding uncharacterized protein LOC108810715 codes for the protein MNESSSWSIYSTKDGESEGPWRSSTSMNAISFGFVATAILISMFLLMAIFEHLFRPENSTFESPHRIRQRQNQSRDGSTHFQKLANQASMVPMSMAVDLSVVMPGEKLPSHIALPAPLPCGREGIRWPLHL